One genomic window of Monodelphis domestica isolate mMonDom1 chromosome 1, mMonDom1.pri, whole genome shotgun sequence includes the following:
- the CBLN3 gene encoding cerebellin-3, whose product MEKEELEEAKRDIVGFISALLGITWILGKPPKTVMPFLTLVLLALGSGQAQEGTEPVMLEGECLVVCEPGRATTGGPSGAALGEAPPGRVAFAAVRSHHHEPAGETGNGTTGAIYFDQVLVNEGNGFDRASGSFVAPVRGVYSFRFHVVKVYNRQTVQVSLMLNTWPVISAFANDPDVTREAATSAVLLPLDPGDRVSLRLRRGNLLGGWKFSSFSGFLIFPL is encoded by the exons atggagaaagaagagCTAGAAGAAGCAAAGAGAGATATAGTGGGCTTCATCTCTGCATTACTAGGAATTACTTGGATACTGGGAAAACCACCTAAGACTGTAATGCCTTTCCTGACACTTGTACTCCTGGCCTTAGGATCAGGGCAGGCACAGGAAGGGACAGAGCCTGTCATGTTGGAAGGAGAGTGCCTGGTGGTATGTGAACCTGGACGGGCAACTACAGGAGGTCCGAGTGGGGCAGCCCTTGGAGAGGCTCCCCCAGGACGGGTGGCCTTTGCTGCTGTCCGTAGCCACCATCATGAACCAGCTGGAGAAACAGGCAATGGTACCACTGGTGCCATCTACTTCGACCAG GTCCTGGTGAATGaaggcaatggctttgacagagCCTCGGGTTCTTTTGTTGCCCCTGTCAGAGGTGTCTATAGTTTCCGGTTCCATGTGGTGAAGGTGTACAACCGCCAGACTGTTCAG GTGAGCCTGATGCTGAATACATGGCCTGTGATCTCAGCTTTTGCCAATGACCCTGATGTGACCCGAGAGGCAGCCACCAGTGCTGTGCTCTTGCCCCTGGACCCAGGGGACCGAGTATCCCTGCGTCTGCGTCGAGGGAACCTGCTTGGTGGTTGGAAATTCTCCAGCTTTTCTGGCTTTCTGATCTTTCCTCTCTGA